The following are from one region of the Stanieria sp. NIES-3757 genome:
- a CDS encoding Heat shock protein 70, producing the protein MSVTPIENNAYAIDFGTSNTVVARWNSAINSTETVKLPGLSQLLANNPPLIPSLVYVEDASQGKVILGQTVRDRGLDQTNDARFFRSFKRGIGTEIQGFLPELDEQLVTFEQVGEWFLKQLIEQLQADCQANLQSLVLTVPVDSFEAYRLWLTDICHSLNVEQIRILDEPTAAALGYGAAEQELILVVDFGGGTVDLSLVQLSRQSQVNQGFILKWGQKFLGESSSQKKTTARVLAKAGQNLGGTDIDHWLVDYFAATEGLTKSSLTTRLAEKLKIQLSTRQEASEAYFNDETLESYQLNLDRSSLEKILQEQQFFAQLDELMTQVLQQARRNGIEKTDINAVLLVGGTVQMPAVQNWIKQYFDEDKIRCDRPFDAIATGALAIAQGIQVQDFLYHSYGIRYWNRKQNCHSWHPIIQAGQPYPMAQPVELVLGASVENQPSIELIIGEMGVNNVGVEVYFDGDRLITRNTKDQTMTVKPLNDKPGASTIAKLEPLGNPGSDRVKISFRVDQERYLRLSVEDLLTQTMLLNNQIVAELT; encoded by the coding sequence ATGAGCGTTACTCCCATTGAGAACAATGCTTACGCAATTGATTTTGGTACCAGCAATACAGTCGTTGCTCGGTGGAATTCAGCAATTAATAGCACAGAAACAGTTAAATTACCTGGATTATCCCAATTATTGGCAAATAATCCGCCTTTAATCCCTAGTTTGGTTTACGTTGAAGATGCTAGTCAAGGTAAAGTAATTCTAGGACAAACCGTACGCGATCGCGGTTTAGACCAAACCAATGATGCTCGTTTTTTCCGTAGCTTTAAACGAGGCATTGGCACCGAAATTCAAGGTTTTTTACCCGAATTAGACGAACAACTAGTTACTTTTGAACAAGTAGGAGAATGGTTTCTCAAGCAGTTAATTGAACAATTGCAAGCGGATTGTCAAGCTAATTTACAATCTTTAGTTTTAACCGTACCAGTTGACAGTTTTGAAGCTTATCGTCTCTGGTTAACTGATATTTGTCATTCTCTCAACGTCGAACAAATTAGAATTTTAGACGAACCTACCGCAGCAGCCTTGGGGTATGGTGCAGCCGAACAAGAATTAATTTTGGTAGTTGATTTTGGTGGGGGTACAGTCGATCTATCTCTAGTTCAATTGTCACGTCAAAGTCAAGTAAATCAAGGTTTTATTCTCAAATGGGGTCAAAAATTCCTGGGCGAAAGTTCTTCGCAAAAAAAGACTACCGCTAGAGTATTGGCTAAAGCTGGTCAAAATTTGGGTGGAACGGATATCGATCATTGGTTGGTAGATTATTTTGCTGCTACAGAAGGATTAACCAAATCTTCCTTAACTACCCGTTTGGCAGAAAAGTTAAAAATTCAGCTTTCGACTCGACAGGAAGCCAGCGAAGCTTATTTTAATGATGAAACCCTCGAAAGTTATCAATTAAATTTAGACCGTTCTAGTTTAGAAAAAATCCTTCAAGAACAACAATTTTTTGCTCAACTTGATGAATTAATGACTCAAGTTTTACAACAAGCAAGAAGGAACGGCATCGAAAAAACCGATATTAATGCTGTTTTATTAGTTGGTGGTACTGTACAAATGCCGGCAGTACAAAACTGGATCAAACAATATTTTGATGAAGACAAAATTCGTTGTGACCGCCCTTTTGATGCGATCGCGACTGGCGCACTGGCAATTGCCCAAGGTATTCAAGTCCAAGACTTTCTTTATCACAGTTACGGTATTCGTTATTGGAATCGGAAACAAAATTGCCATAGTTGGCATCCCATTATTCAAGCCGGACAACCCTATCCAATGGCACAACCAGTAGAATTGGTTTTGGGAGCATCGGTAGAAAATCAACCAAGTATCGAATTGATTATTGGTGAAATGGGTGTCAACAACGTCGGTGTAGAAGTTTATTTTGATGGTGATCGCTTAATTACTAGAAATACTAAAGACCAAACCATGACAGTGAAACCACTGAATGACAAACCAGGAGCAAGCACAATTGCGAAATTAGAACCCTTAGGTAATCCTGGTAGCGATCGGGTTAAAATATCTTTTCGGGTTGACCAAGAGCGTTATCTACGTCTTTCGGTAGAAGATTTACTGACTCAAACGATGTTATTAAATAATCAGATTGTTGCGGAATTAACTTAA
- a CDS encoding Glycosyl transferase, WecB/TagA/CpsF family, translated as MEQINILSVLIDNFSMTELLERLRFGGVVFTPNVDHIIKLQKDRDFYRIYKTADYRVCDSQLLLYASKFLGTPLKEKISGSDLFPAFYWYYRNDKNVKIFLLGGGTEDVVEDAHQNINEKVGRNMVIASYSPPFGFEKDEIECQKIIQMINNSGATVLAVGLGAPKQEKWIYKYKDQLHNIKLFFAIGAAIEFEAGYRRRAPKWMSTVGLEWLFRLMLEPKRLWKRYLVEDLAFFVLILLQKINLQPLRRIRGMISPWRRKLAAK; from the coding sequence GTGGAACAGATTAATATTTTAAGTGTTTTAATTGATAATTTTAGTATGACTGAGTTGTTAGAAAGACTCAGATTCGGAGGTGTAGTTTTCACACCCAATGTCGATCACATCATCAAATTACAGAAAGACCGAGATTTTTATCGCATTTATAAAACGGCTGATTACCGAGTTTGCGATAGTCAGTTGTTATTGTATGCTTCCAAATTTCTTGGCACACCCTTAAAAGAAAAAATTTCAGGCTCTGACTTGTTTCCAGCTTTCTACTGGTACTACCGTAATGACAAAAACGTCAAAATCTTTTTGTTGGGAGGTGGTACAGAAGATGTCGTTGAAGATGCTCATCAAAATATCAACGAGAAAGTTGGACGCAACATGGTGATTGCTTCTTATTCCCCGCCCTTTGGTTTTGAAAAAGATGAAATCGAATGTCAAAAAATTATTCAGATGATTAATAATTCTGGAGCAACTGTTCTGGCAGTAGGTTTGGGAGCTCCTAAACAAGAAAAGTGGATTTATAAATACAAAGACCAACTACACAATATCAAACTGTTTTTTGCGATTGGTGCAGCCATTGAGTTTGAAGCTGGTTATCGTCGGCGCGCACCCAAATGGATGAGTACGGTTGGTTTGGAATGGTTGTTTAGATTAATGCTAGAACCCAAACGTCTTTGGAAAAGATATTTAGTAGAAGATTTAGCGTTTTTTGTTCTCATTCTTTTACAAAAAATAAATTTACAACCTCTGAGAAGAATACGAGGAATGATTTCACCCTGGAGAAGAAAATTAGCTGCGAAATAA
- the ureF gene encoding urease accessory protein F encodes MNETILSLLQLTSPSLPLGAYSYSEGLESLISQETISSAESLAWWLTRELNYGAIRLETGIMLRAYWSLKAGNVQALDDWNSWSSAAKESSELRYQSWQMGTSLLRLLTELQPKTDDNCPPIKQLAQILGRQCNYCIAFGIGAAYWKLSSESALLGYLQSWTANLISVGVRLIPLGQTSGQKLLFQLNQDIINAATTIISLSDDDLCSCSFGLGLASMAHQYQHVRLFRS; translated from the coding sequence ATGAATGAAACAATTTTATCTTTACTTCAGTTGACTAGTCCGAGTCTCCCTTTAGGGGCTTATAGTTATTCAGAAGGCTTAGAATCTCTAATTAGTCAAGAAACAATTTCTTCTGCTGAATCTTTAGCTTGGTGGTTAACCAGAGAATTAAATTATGGTGCCATCCGTCTTGAAACAGGAATTATGCTGAGAGCCTATTGGAGTTTAAAAGCAGGAAATGTTCAGGCTCTTGACGATTGGAATAGTTGGAGTAGTGCTGCTAAAGAATCTTCTGAATTACGTTACCAAAGTTGGCAAATGGGAACTTCTCTTTTACGATTGCTAACGGAATTACAACCAAAAACTGACGATAATTGTCCTCCAATCAAACAATTAGCTCAAATTTTAGGTAGACAATGTAACTATTGCATTGCTTTTGGAATTGGTGCTGCTTACTGGAAGCTGAGTTCTGAATCTGCTTTACTTGGTTATTTACAAAGTTGGACAGCAAATTTGATTAGTGTGGGAGTAAGATTAATTCCGTTGGGACAAACTAGCGGTCAAAAATTATTGTTTCAACTTAATCAAGACATAATTAACGCAGCAACAACAATTATTTCTTTATCAGACGATGACCTTTGTAGTTGTAGTTTTGGTTTGGGATTAGCAAGTATGGCTCATCAATATCAGCACGTTCGTTTATTTCGCAGCTAA
- the ureE gene encoding urease accessory protein UreE, with protein MIRLTECFSTKEKIETAWTISLTAEERRRSRQKLEITPNYWVDIYLPRGTVLQDGDLLRSQTGELIVRVLAKPELVMTIRGKTTLDLIRAAYHLGNRHVALEITPDYLRITPDSVLASLLIQLGLEVTEEITPFQPEIGAYGHTHNYE; from the coding sequence ATGATTAGGTTAACAGAATGTTTTTCTACTAAGGAAAAGATAGAGACCGCCTGGACAATCTCTTTAACTGCTGAAGAGAGAAGGCGATCGCGACAGAAATTAGAAATTACTCCCAATTATTGGGTAGATATTTATTTACCTAGAGGAACGGTTCTTCAAGATGGGGATTTACTGCGTTCTCAAACAGGGGAGCTAATTGTAAGGGTTTTGGCTAAACCAGAACTAGTTATGACCATTAGGGGTAAAACTACTTTAGATTTAATCAGAGCAGCTTATCATTTAGGCAATCGTCATGTTGCTCTAGAAATTACTCCTGATTATCTCAGAATTACTCCCGATTCAGTTTTAGCTTCTTTGTTAATTCAATTAGGTTTAGAAGTTACTGAAGAGATAACTCCCTTTCAACCAGAAATAGGGGCTTACGGTCATACTCACAATTATGAATGA
- a CDS encoding C-5 cytosine-specific DNA methylase — translation MAKQKSYVSDEVFSNRPIAVDLFAGAGGMTLGFEQAGFDVLAAVEIDPIHACTHQYNFPFWTILCQSVTETTGQEIRAKSAIKDRDIDVVFGGPPCQGFSIMGKRIFDDPRNSLIFHFVRLVLELRPKFFVMENVRGLTIGKAQQLLIEIIKKFQANNYQVQEDYQILNAACFGVPQHRERLFLIGARADYVLPAYPQPITKPLSKRKGSYIFSEKPPNCDLLPSPNVRDALQDLPIIENYPELFERDWVWAEFKEPSLYGATLRGLRRLETNYSYERESIFLQAFSSRYSSTTKLAQTNYALLTSSLRTKHTPRSISRFAATNPGKKEPISRFFRLHYDGICNTLRAGTPSNKGAFTSPRPIHPEQPRCITVREAARLHSYPDWFRFHSTKWHGFRQIGNSVPPLLAQAVATEIVKVLDLFLTLPTKKQNLGSESLLYLNFSEATRYYHLRAQTMEELAQKITSETT, via the coding sequence ATGGCTAAACAAAAATCTTATGTGTCAGATGAAGTATTCTCAAACAGACCAATTGCCGTAGATTTATTTGCTGGTGCAGGAGGAATGACTCTTGGTTTTGAACAAGCCGGTTTTGATGTGTTAGCAGCAGTAGAGATCGATCCCATTCACGCTTGCACTCATCAATATAATTTTCCTTTTTGGACGATCTTATGCCAGAGTGTTACAGAAACTACAGGACAAGAAATTAGAGCCAAATCAGCTATTAAAGACCGTGATATTGATGTAGTCTTTGGTGGCCCTCCCTGCCAAGGTTTTTCGATTATGGGGAAAAGAATTTTTGACGATCCGCGCAATTCCCTAATTTTTCATTTTGTTCGGTTGGTGTTGGAATTAAGACCGAAATTTTTTGTGATGGAGAATGTACGAGGATTAACTATTGGTAAAGCGCAGCAACTATTAATTGAGATAATTAAGAAATTTCAGGCAAATAATTATCAGGTTCAAGAAGATTATCAAATTTTAAATGCTGCTTGTTTTGGAGTTCCGCAACACCGAGAAAGATTGTTTTTAATTGGAGCAAGAGCAGACTATGTTTTACCAGCTTATCCTCAACCAATTACTAAACCTCTAAGCAAAAGAAAAGGCAGTTATATTTTTAGTGAAAAACCACCCAACTGTGATTTATTGCCTAGTCCTAATGTTCGAGATGCACTCCAAGATTTACCAATTATAGAAAATTACCCCGAATTGTTCGAGCGAGATTGGGTTTGGGCAGAATTTAAAGAACCAAGTCTTTACGGAGCAACTTTACGGGGGTTGAGAAGATTGGAAACTAATTATTCCTATGAACGTGAGAGCATTTTTCTTCAAGCCTTTTCTAGTCGCTACTCTTCAACAACTAAGCTTGCTCAAACTAATTACGCTTTATTAACTTCTAGTTTAAGAACCAAACATACACCCAGATCTATTAGTCGTTTTGCAGCAACTAACCCTGGCAAAAAAGAACCAATCAGCCGATTTTTTCGGCTTCATTATGATGGTATTTGCAATACTTTAAGAGCAGGAACTCCTTCTAATAAAGGTGCTTTTACTTCTCCTCGACCAATTCATCCCGAACAACCACGCTGTATTACAGTCAGGGAAGCTGCAAGATTGCATTCTTACCCAGACTGGTTTCGTTTTCATAGCACTAAATGGCATGGGTTTCGACAAATCGGCAATTCTGTTCCACCCCTGCTTGCTCAAGCAGTAGCTACTGAAATTGTCAAAGTGCTTGATTTATTTTTAACCCTACCAACCAAAAAGCAAAATTTGGGTTCAGAAAGTCTACTCTATTTAAATTTTTCTGAAGCGACTCGCTACTATCATCTTCGTGCCCAGACTATGGAAGAATTAGCTCAAAAAATCACCTCAGAAACAACTTAA
- a CDS encoding hypothetical protein (protein of unknown function DUF427) yields the protein MPKAIWNGAILAESDRTQVVEGNQYFPPDSINQAYFRESNTHTSCPWKGEASYYTIVVDDQENKDAAWYYPKAKEKAKHIEGYIAFWRGVKVEV from the coding sequence ATGCCTAAAGCAATTTGGAATGGTGCAATCTTAGCCGAGAGCGATCGCACTCAAGTAGTAGAAGGAAATCAATATTTTCCTCCTGACTCAATTAATCAAGCTTATTTTCGCGAAAGCAATACTCATACTAGTTGTCCTTGGAAAGGAGAAGCTAGCTACTATACGATTGTGGTTGATGATCAAGAAAATAAAGATGCAGCTTGGTATTATCCCAAAGCCAAAGAAAAAGCCAAACACATAGAAGGTTACATTGCTTTTTGGCGCGGGGTAAAAGTTGAAGTTTAA
- a CDS encoding TPR domain protein has protein sequence MFKLLKTFLDSPTNSESSSQSNEKPSVDSDHQIESQLKEADDFRQQGKLTEAITIYRQAIEQTSHLATRSTKSSITLQQNNNLALAYEQLATAYKQKGQVEQAANYYRQAIIFKSLNWQQAKQSFKSNSQAVINQLLKKDSLLNSAFAFQPLSAQNRQKLANFTFRSADSNSYYPLFSGEVNKINSQQTITIEWEAAQIYLQQALESCDRHNWQQAAIACKQATQLCPNLAEAYKIWGNALQRMGKTAEAMDCYAKAVEIQPDLAKVYAKVASLYAGQNKWQQAIEYYQKAIIIKPTFAEAYRNLAQIWEQLNQPEKAQLYHSKFLELEALNHQTQTNAFQSSLANSNLSPTQSVATYQEIAQNLEKQNKWQEAANYYRKALELNLSQSQPRSDTQPTANSTINSPSTPQLARLKQVQQLLHQSSDDLANQTTLLTSVSETSENTASPVRERGLQGAESSSAHSPSASSCTQGTQSGTKQIDKAIERYQKQAQLKPDSAKTQLDLGNLYAKQQQWQTAINCYHKALKINYQYAEAYWYLADALEKIGKTSDSLEHRYQALSLKPDLAPASEHVYLGRLLQKQGNLEQAVICYRQAIGLKPQFIPAYYRLGQILSLKGEQQEAIACYRQAIQYDPHNAELYFLLGQELAEEKQWNQAVQAYRRVLELKPTYPQASYRLNYALAEKLKLDLQKR, from the coding sequence ATGTTTAAGCTCCTGAAGACTTTTTTGGACTCCCCGACTAATTCTGAATCATCTTCTCAATCAAATGAAAAGCCTTCAGTCGACTCAGATCATCAAATCGAATCTCAGCTTAAAGAAGCAGATGATTTTCGTCAACAAGGCAAGTTAACTGAAGCGATTACTATTTATCGTCAAGCTATTGAACAAACATCTCATTTAGCGACTAGATCGACAAAATCATCGATTACTCTACAACAAAATAATAATCTCGCTTTAGCTTATGAGCAATTGGCAACTGCTTATAAACAGAAAGGACAAGTAGAACAAGCAGCTAATTATTATCGTCAAGCAATTATCTTTAAATCTTTAAATTGGCAACAAGCAAAACAATCTTTTAAATCTAATTCTCAAGCAGTAATTAATCAATTACTTAAAAAAGATAGCTTACTCAACTCAGCTTTTGCTTTTCAACCTTTATCCGCGCAAAATAGGCAAAAGTTGGCAAATTTTACCTTTCGGTCGGCAGATAGTAATTCTTATTATCCACTTTTTTCAGGAGAAGTTAATAAAATTAATAGCCAACAAACTATTACCATTGAATGGGAAGCTGCTCAAATCTATTTACAACAAGCTTTAGAATCGTGCGATCGCCATAATTGGCAACAAGCTGCGATCGCATGTAAACAGGCTACCCAACTTTGTCCTAATCTAGCCGAGGCTTATAAAATCTGGGGCAATGCTTTACAAAGAATGGGAAAAACTGCGGAAGCAATGGATTGTTATGCTAAAGCAGTAGAAATTCAACCTGATTTGGCAAAAGTCTACGCTAAAGTTGCTAGTCTTTATGCTGGACAAAATAAATGGCAACAAGCGATTGAATATTATCAAAAAGCAATTATTATCAAACCTACTTTTGCTGAAGCTTATCGAAATTTAGCTCAAATTTGGGAACAACTGAATCAGCCAGAGAAAGCTCAACTATATCACTCAAAATTTTTAGAATTAGAGGCATTAAATCACCAAACTCAAACTAATGCTTTCCAATCATCCTTAGCAAATTCTAATTTATCACCAACTCAATCAGTAGCAACCTATCAAGAAATAGCCCAAAATTTAGAAAAACAAAACAAATGGCAAGAAGCTGCTAATTATTATCGTAAAGCTTTAGAATTAAATTTATCTCAGTCACAGCCACGGTCTGACACTCAACCAACAGCTAATTCAACTATTAATTCTCCAAGTACGCCTCAATTAGCTAGACTCAAACAAGTTCAGCAATTATTACACCAAAGTTCCGATGATTTGGCTAATCAAACTACTCTGCTGACATCTGTTTCTGAAACGAGTGAAAACACTGCTTCTCCTGTGCGGGAACGGGGCTTACAAGGTGCGGAATCAAGTTCCGCACACAGCCCCTCAGCAAGTTCCTGCACCCAAGGCACTCAATCAGGAACTAAACAAATAGATAAAGCAATAGAACGTTATCAAAAACAAGCTCAATTAAAACCAGATTCTGCCAAAACTCAATTAGATCTAGGTAATTTGTATGCCAAGCAACAACAGTGGCAAACCGCCATTAATTGTTATCACAAAGCTCTCAAGATTAATTATCAATATGCCGAAGCTTATTGGTATTTAGCCGATGCTTTAGAAAAAATCGGCAAAACTTCCGACTCCCTCGAACATCGTTATCAAGCACTAAGCCTTAAACCTGATTTAGCTCCAGCCTCAGAGCATGTCTATTTGGGTAGATTACTGCAAAAACAAGGAAACCTAGAGCAAGCAGTTATTTGTTATCGTCAGGCAATTGGCTTAAAACCACAATTTATTCCAGCATATTATCGTTTAGGTCAAATTTTAAGTTTGAAAGGCGAACAACAAGAAGCGATCGCTTGTTATCGTCAGGCAATTCAATACGATCCTCACAATGCCGAATTATATTTTCTTTTGGGTCAAGAGTTGGCAGAAGAAAAACAATGGAATCAAGCTGTTCAAGCATATCGTCGTGTTTTAGAACTCAAACCAACTTATCCCCAAGCTTCCTATCGATTAAACTATGCCTTAGCAGAAAAGTTAAAGTTAGATTTACAGAAAAGATAA
- a CDS encoding hypothetical protein (Protein of unknown function DUF897) → MDASLIVSNILNPPVLFFFLGMTAVLVKSDLEIPPPIPKLFSLYLLFAIGFKGGVELIKSGITQEVILTLLAAILMACFVPVYTFFILKLKLDTYDAAAIAATYGSISAVTFITASAFLSELGIDYDGYMVAALALMESPAIIVGLILVNLFASESGKQSDRDFVWSEVLRDAFLNSSVFLLVGSLIIGFLTGEHGWHVLEPFTQGMFYGVLTFFLLDMGLVAARRIKDLQKTGIFLISFAILIPIVNAVLGLLIAWFIGMPRGDALLFSVLCASASYIAVPAAMRLTVPEANPSLYVSTALAVTFPFNIIVGIPVYLYGINLFWR, encoded by the coding sequence ATGGATGCTAGTCTGATCGTATCCAATATCCTAAATCCACCAGTTCTATTTTTTTTCTTAGGAATGACTGCGGTTTTAGTCAAATCCGATCTAGAAATTCCGCCACCTATACCCAAGCTCTTTTCCCTTTATTTGTTGTTTGCGATAGGATTTAAAGGAGGAGTAGAACTAATCAAAAGTGGCATTACCCAAGAAGTTATTTTGACTCTTTTGGCAGCGATATTAATGGCATGTTTTGTGCCAGTTTACACCTTTTTTATTCTCAAATTAAAGCTAGATACTTATGATGCTGCTGCGATCGCAGCTACTTATGGTTCGATTAGTGCCGTTACTTTTATTACTGCGAGTGCTTTCTTAAGTGAATTAGGGATTGACTATGATGGATATATGGTAGCAGCTCTTGCTCTAATGGAATCTCCCGCAATTATTGTCGGCTTAATTTTGGTTAATTTATTTGCTTCAGAGTCAGGAAAGCAAAGCGATCGCGACTTTGTTTGGTCAGAAGTTTTACGAGATGCCTTTTTAAATAGTTCGGTTTTTCTATTAGTAGGTAGTCTAATCATTGGATTTTTGACTGGAGAACATGGTTGGCATGTGTTAGAACCGTTTACACAGGGAATGTTTTACGGAGTTTTAACTTTCTTTTTATTAGATATGGGACTGGTTGCTGCTAGAAGAATCAAAGATCTACAAAAAACGGGAATTTTTCTGATTTCTTTTGCCATACTGATTCCAATTGTCAATGCAGTACTAGGACTACTAATTGCCTGGTTTATTGGGATGCCACGAGGAGATGCTCTTTTATTCTCCGTACTCTGTGCTAGTGCCTCTTACATTGCTGTACCTGCTGCTATGCGTTTAACTGTTCCAGAAGCTAATCCTAGTCTCTATGTTTCTACTGCTTTGGCAGTAACCTTTCCGTTCAATATTATTGTGGGAATTCCTGTTTATTTGTACGGAATCAATCTATTTTGGAGATAA
- a CDS encoding nitrogen regulatory protein P-II, with amino-acid sequence MHLVKKIEIIANSFELAKILDSLDKSGVHGHAVIRNVAGKGLRDGAEDLDMTMLDNVYVIAFCMPDQLKSVVENIRPLLNKFGGTCYVSDVMEIRSVKCVASL; translated from the coding sequence ATGCATTTAGTAAAAAAAATCGAAATAATCGCGAATTCTTTTGAACTTGCTAAGATTTTAGATAGTTTGGATAAATCGGGCGTACATGGACACGCAGTAATTCGTAATGTGGCGGGTAAAGGCTTGAGAGATGGGGCGGAAGATTTAGATATGACCATGCTGGACAATGTGTATGTGATTGCTTTTTGTATGCCCGATCAACTCAAATCTGTAGTAGAAAACATTCGACCTCTACTCAATAAATTTGGAGGCACTTGCTATGTCTCCGATGTAATGGAAATTCGCTCTGTTAAATGTGTCGCATCCTTATAA
- a CDS encoding carbonic anhydrase, whose protein sequence is MKQESNFSDRRQFLQLGTVTAFGLLVGTSSLMWDVEQAQAEPLQPTPDQALQMLIAGNQRFVSHLMRRPHQASTRLQQVSQAQHPFATILSCADSRVLPEMLFDQGIGDIFDVRVAGNIATPEVLGSIEYAVALLETPLLMVLGHERCGAVTAAVKNESLANSQIDSFVKAIKPSVERIKEKPGDLVDNAIVANVQDQIENLKTSPILSDRAEMGKLKIVGGRYDLDTGKVTIIT, encoded by the coding sequence ATGAAACAAGAAAGTAATTTTAGCGACCGCCGTCAGTTTTTGCAGTTGGGAACAGTAACTGCTTTTGGCTTGTTGGTTGGTACTAGCAGTCTTATGTGGGATGTAGAACAAGCTCAAGCTGAACCCTTACAACCTACTCCTGATCAAGCTTTACAGATGTTAATCGCAGGAAATCAGCGATTTGTGAGCCATTTAATGAGAAGACCCCATCAGGCTTCAACTCGATTGCAGCAAGTCTCTCAAGCCCAACATCCTTTTGCAACTATCCTTAGTTGTGCTGATTCGCGGGTTTTGCCAGAGATGTTGTTCGATCAAGGTATCGGAGATATCTTTGATGTTCGGGTGGCTGGTAATATTGCTACTCCTGAAGTTCTAGGTAGTATTGAATATGCAGTAGCTCTTTTAGAAACTCCTTTACTGATGGTACTAGGTCATGAGCGTTGTGGTGCAGTAACGGCTGCGGTCAAGAATGAATCTCTGGCGAACAGCCAAATTGACAGTTTTGTTAAGGCAATTAAACCTTCTGTAGAAAGAATCAAAGAAAAACCTGGAGATCTGGTAGACAATGCAATTGTTGCTAATGTTCAAGACCAGATCGAAAATTTAAAAACCTCTCCAATTTTAAGCGATCGCGCTGAAATGGGCAAACTAAAAATTGTCGGAGGTCGTTATGATTTGGATACTGGTAAAGTAACCATCATTACCTAA